The DNA sequence GGATGTGATCCTGGTGGGGGAAATCAGGGATCTGGATACCATGCGTACGGCCATAATGGCAGCGGAAACCGGGCATCTGGTGTTTTCGACCCTGCATTCCAAGGATGCCATGTCCAGTGTCAACCGCATGGTGGGGGCCTTTCCTGCTGGTGAACAAGCCCAGATCAGACAGCAGCTTTCATCCACTCTGCGGGCGGTCATCAGTCAGAGGCTGCTTCTCAATTCAGACCAAAACGGCCGGGTTCCGGCTGTGGAGGTTATGTTCGCCACCACCGGAATTGCCAACCTTATCCGCCTGGGCAAGGACGACATGATATATTCGGCCATTGAAACAGGTCATTGCCAGGGCATGCAGACTATGGAGCAATCACTTTTATCTCTTCTGGAAGCTGGGCGCATTTCCAGAGAAACAGCCCTGTCTGCAGCCAGAAACAAGGATATGATGAACAACCGCCTGACTTTGAGGGGTCTGGGCCAGACCTGTGAGCTGAGCAGAAACGGAAACAGCAGAAAGAGTCCAGGGCTGGCAGCCGGCAGAAACGGCTCTAACAGCACTTTGCCAGGAAAAGGCCGGAACTGATGCGGGTCAGGGGAGACCGTTTCGGCGGATTTCTGGTCCAGAAAGGACTGATCACCCAGGACAACCTGGAACGGGTTCTGTCCATTCAGCGGGTGGTTCCGGAAAAGATCGGTCAGCTGCTCATCCGGGAGGGTATCCTCAAAGAGGATGTGATCATGCAGGCCCTGTCCGAGTACTCCAGGATACCCCTGTATGATGGAAACGGGTCCATTGATCCGAGGGTAGTTCGCCTGGTTCCGGAAAAAATGGCCCGCCGAGCAGGGATCATGCCCTTGTTCTACAGTCAAGGCAATGAACTGCTCATGGCCTGCAACGGTCCGGTGCCCAGGGCCATGCTTCAGAATATTTCCCGCCTGGCCAAAAGACCGGTGCGCCTGGTCCTGGTCACGGAACGTCAGCTCAGAAAGCTTCAGCAGAAGGCCTATGCCCGGGAGTTCGACACCAGGATAGATTTTCGGACTCAGCCCATGGAAGCTGAAGATATCAACCTGGTCATCGAACTCCTGGAAAAGATGCTGGTCAGGGCGGTATCCCATGGGAATGTATCTGACATCCATTTTGAGCCGGAGATAGACGGCTTCCTGATCCGTTTCAGGGAGGACGGGATGCTCAGGCGGGTGGAGTCTTTTCCCAGGGCTATGGGCCAGAAGCTGATTTCAAGGATCAAGGTCCTGGCCAATCTGGACATTGCCGAGCGCAGGGCCCCCCAGGACGGTGCTTTTGCCTTCAGTCCCACCAGACTGGAAGTGGAAATTGAGCCGGTCAACATCAGGGTGTCGGTCCTGCCGGTGATTTACGGTGAAAAGGCTGTGCTCAGGATTCTTCCGCCCCATGATGATGAAGTCAGCCTGAACGCCCTGGGCATGAATGAAAAAACTCTTGATAGATTCAAAAAGGCCCTCAGGTCTCCGCACGGGCTGATCCTGGTCACCGGCCCCACTGGCTCGGGCAAGTCAACCACGCTTTACGGGGCTTTGCAGATGCTGCGGTCGGAAACTGCCAATATCACCACTTTGGAAGATCCGGTGGAGCTGACTTTGCGCATGGTCAACCAGACCCAGGTAGACAGTGGAGAACGCCTGGGCTTTGCTAAAGGCCTCAGAGCCATCCTGCGCCAGGATCCGGATATCATAATGGTTGGAGAAACCAGGGATGCGGACACATTGCGAACTTCATTGCGGGCTTCCATTACCGGGCATCTGGTCCTGTCCACCCTGCACACCAATGATGCGCCCAGTTCATTTTCCCGGCTGCACGACATGGGCGGAGAGCCTTTTCTGGTAGCGGTTTCAGTCCGGGCTGTCCTGGCCCAGCGCCTGGTCCGCCTGGTCTGTCCCCATTGCCGGGAAGCCCAGCCAGTAACCAGGGCTGAACTGGACCTGCTGGGGCTCAAGGAGACCCAGGAAGGGGATTTCATGGTCCATAGATCTGTAAATCCTTGTGACCTTTGCAACCACAAGGGTTATTCCGGCAGGGTGGGCCTGTTTGAGCTGCTTACAGTGAGTGAAGCCCTGAAGAACAAGATCATGCAGGGTGCCCTGGTGGCGGAGATTGGCCGGGCAGCAAAGAAAGACGGCAATTACAACACCCTGCTGGAGGATGGAATTCAGAAAATTAAACTGGGCCTGACCACACCTGAGGAAGTCCTCAGGGTGACCATGGAGTAAGAGAGCATGCCATTTTACCTTTGCCGGGCCATGGACCCAGGCGGAAGCATTATAAATCTGCATATTGAGGCGGACAGTGTGGCTTCAGCTGCAGCCGAGGCCAGAGCCAGGGGAGTAACCCTGATTTCTGTTGAGGAGTCTGCCTCTGGCGCAGGCCTGTCAGCTCTGTCTCCGACCAGGTTTCTGCCCATATCCACCAAGGACAAGGTCCTGCTTTTCAGGATGCTGGCCACCCTTATCAAATCCGAAGTTACAGTAACTGCAGCTGTTCGCATTCTGCACGACCAGGCCCAGAAGGCAAACATGAAACATGTTCTGGGAGATGTATTGACCAGGGTTGAAGGCGGGGTTCCCTTGAGTGAAGCCATGTCCAGTCAGGCCAGGGTCTTTCCGGAGATGGTGGTCAATCTGGTCCGGGCCGGTGAAATGGGCGGCATTCTGGACATCGTATTTCAACGGATCGCAGATTATATGGAAAGAAGGTCTGCCCTGCGTAAAAAAATGTTCATGTCCTTTTTCTATCCAGGCATTGTCCTTCTGGTGGGCGTTGCTGTAATAGCCTTTATGGTCATTTTTGTTATTCCCAGATTCATGGGGCTGATTACTGGCCGCCTGCCTCCAGCCACCCAGCTGCTCATGGATGCCACCAGTTTTCTGCAGACCTATGGACAGAATATACTTATTGGATTCGCCGGACTGGCCGGCCTGCTGGCGCTGATGCACTCCCTGCCGGCAACCCGGCTGTTTCTGGACAGGTACAAGGTTTATCTGCCGGTGGTGGGTCCGGTTGTCCGGCTGGGCATTGTTGTATCTTTTGCCCGGACCTTGGGGCTGCTCCTGGAAAGCCGGATTCCACTGGTAGAGGCCCTGAGGGCGACCAGCGCCACTCTGACCAATACGGCAGTACAGGGTTTTCTGGATCAGGTGGTGGACCGGATCATGGCTGGAGAGCCAATGTCCACAACCCTGAAGGATGGATGGGCCTTTACTCCCATGACCAGCGCTCTGGCCGGCATTGGTGAACATTCGGGCCTTATGAGCGAGTCCATGATCACTGTGGCTGAAGTCCATGAAAAACTGCTTGAGGATAAGGTTGCCCGGATGAGCGCCATGGT is a window from the Desulfonatronovibrio hydrogenovorans DSM 9292 genome containing:
- a CDS encoding type II secretion system F family protein gives rise to the protein MPFYLCRAMDPGGSIINLHIEADSVASAAAEARARGVTLISVEESASGAGLSALSPTRFLPISTKDKVLLFRMLATLIKSEVTVTAAVRILHDQAQKANMKHVLGDVLTRVEGGVPLSEAMSSQARVFPEMVVNLVRAGEMGGILDIVFQRIADYMERRSALRKKMFMSFFYPGIVLLVGVAVIAFMVIFVIPRFMGLITGRLPPATQLLMDATSFLQTYGQNILIGFAGLAGLLALMHSLPATRLFLDRYKVYLPVVGPVVRLGIVVSFARTLGLLLESRIPLVEALRATSATLTNTAVQGFLDQVVDRIMAGEPMSTTLKDGWAFTPMTSALAGIGEHSGLMSESMITVAEVHEKLLEDKVARMSAMVEPALILTLGALVGFVVWGLISGMLAMYQGAV
- a CDS encoding GspE/PulE family protein — its product is MRVRGDRFGGFLVQKGLITQDNLERVLSIQRVVPEKIGQLLIREGILKEDVIMQALSEYSRIPLYDGNGSIDPRVVRLVPEKMARRAGIMPLFYSQGNELLMACNGPVPRAMLQNISRLAKRPVRLVLVTERQLRKLQQKAYAREFDTRIDFRTQPMEAEDINLVIELLEKMLVRAVSHGNVSDIHFEPEIDGFLIRFREDGMLRRVESFPRAMGQKLISRIKVLANLDIAERRAPQDGAFAFSPTRLEVEIEPVNIRVSVLPVIYGEKAVLRILPPHDDEVSLNALGMNEKTLDRFKKALRSPHGLILVTGPTGSGKSTTLYGALQMLRSETANITTLEDPVELTLRMVNQTQVDSGERLGFAKGLRAILRQDPDIIMVGETRDADTLRTSLRASITGHLVLSTLHTNDAPSSFSRLHDMGGEPFLVAVSVRAVLAQRLVRLVCPHCREAQPVTRAELDLLGLKETQEGDFMVHRSVNPCDLCNHKGYSGRVGLFELLTVSEALKNKIMQGALVAEIGRAAKKDGNYNTLLEDGIQKIKLGLTTPEEVLRVTME